One window of Ailuropoda melanoleuca isolate Jingjing chromosome 3, ASM200744v2, whole genome shotgun sequence genomic DNA carries:
- the MATR3 gene encoding matrin-3 isoform X1, whose product MSKSFQQSSLGRDSQGHGRDLSAAGIGLLAAATQSLSMPASLGRMNQGTARLASLMNLGMSSSLNQQGAHSALSSASTSSHNLQSIFNIGSRGPLPLSSQHRGDADQASNILASFGLSARDLDELSRYPEDKITPENLPQILLQLKRRRTEEGPTLSYGRDGRSATREPPYRVPRDDWEEKRHFRRDSFDDRGPSLNPVLDYDHGSRSQESGYYDRMDYEDDRLRDGERCRDDSFFGETSHNYHKFDSEYERMGRGPGPLQERSLFEKKRGAPPSSNIEDFHGLLPKGYPHLCSICDLPVHSNKEWSQHINGASHSRRCQLLLEIYPEWNPDNDTGHTMGDPFMLQQSTNPAPGILGPPPPSFHLGGPAVGPRGNLGAGNGNLQGPRHMQKGRVETSRVVHIMDFQRGKNLRYQLLQLVEPFGVISNHLILNKINEAFIEMATTEDAQAAVDYYTTTPALVFGKPVRVHLSQKYKRIKKPEGKPDQKFDQKQELGRVIHLSNLPHSGYSDSAVLKLAEPYGKIKNYILMRMKSQAFIEMETREDAMAMVDHCLKKALWFQGRCVKVDLSEKYKKLVLRIPNRGIDLLKKDKSRKRSYSPDGKESPSDKKSKIDGSQKTESTTEGKEQEEKSGEDGEKDTKDDQAEQEPNMLLESEDELLVDEEEAAALLESGSSVGDETDLANLGDVASDGKKEPSDKAVKKDGNASASAAAKKKLKKRRFPGSMEGFVTLDEVGDEEDSELQKLRKSGMAFKSGDKNDDGLVEIKVDKIEELDQENEAALENGIKNEENTEPGAESAENADDPNKDTSENADGQSDENKEDYTIPDEYRIGPYQPNVPVGIDYVIPKTGFYCKLCSLFYTNEEVAKNTHCSSLPHYQKLKKFLNKLAEERRQKKEA is encoded by the exons ATGTCCAAGTCATTCCAGCAGTCATCTCTCGGTAGGGACTCGCAGGGTCATGGGCGTGACCTGTCTGCAGCAGGAATAGGCCTTCTTGCTGCTGCTACCCAGTCTTTAAGTATGCCAGCATCTCTTGGAAGGATGAACCAGGGTACTGCACGCCTTGCTAGTTTAATGAATCTTGGAATGAGTTCTTCATTGAATCAACAAGGAGCTCATAGTGCACTGTCTTCTGCTAGTACTTCTTCCCATAATTTGCAGTCTATATTTAACATTGGAAGTAGAGGTCCACTCCCTTTGTCTTCTCAACACCGTGGAGATGCAGACCAGGCCAGTAACATTTTGGCCAGCTTTGGTCTGTCTGCTAGAGACTTAGATGAACTGAGTCGTTACCCAGAGGACAAGATTACTCCTGAGAATTTGCCCCAAATCCTTCTACAGCTTAAAAGGAGGAGAACTGAAGAAGGCCCTACATTGAGTTATGGTAGAGATGGCAGATCTGCTACACGGGAACCACCATACAGAGTACCTAGGGATGATTGGGAAGAAAAAAGGCACTTTAGAAGAGATAGTTTTGATGATCGTGGTCCTAGTCTCAACCCAGTGCTTGATTATGACCATGGAAGTCGTTCTCAAGAATCTGGTTATTATGACAGAATGGATTATGAAGATGACAGATTAAGAGATGGAGAAAGGTGTAGGGATGATTCTTTTTTTGGTGAGACCTCGCATAACTATCATAAATTTGACAGTGAGTATGAGAGAATGGGACGTGGTCCTGGCCCCTTACAAGAGAGATCTCTCTTTGAGAAAAAGAGGGGCGCTCCTCCAAGTAGCAATATTGAAGACTTCCATGGACTCTTACCGAAGGGTTATCCCCATCTGTGCTCTATATGTGATTTGCCAGTTCATTCTAATAAG GAGTGGAGTCAACATATCAATGGAGCAAGTCACAGTCGTCGATGCCAGCTTCTTCTTGAAAT CTACCCAGAATGGAATCCTGACAATGATACAGGACATACAat GGGTGATCCATTCATGCTTCAGCAGTCTACAAACCCAGCACCAGGAATTCTGGGACCTCCACCTCCCTCATTTCATCTTGGGGGACCAGCGGTTGGACCAAGAGGAAATCTGG GTGCAGGAAATGGGAACTTGCAAGGACCAAGACACATGCAAAAAGGCAGAGTG GAAACAAGCCGGGTTGTTCACATCATGGATTTTCAGCGAGGGAAAAACTTGAGGTATCAACTATTACAGCTGGTGGAACCGTTTGGAGTCATTTCAAATCATCTGATTCTAAATAAAATCAATGAG GCATTTATTGAAATGGCAACTACAGAGGATGCTCAAGCTGCAGTGGATTATTATACAACCACACCAGCATTAGTATTTGGCAAGCCAGTGAGAGTTCATTTATCACAGAAGTATAAAAGAATAAAG aAACCTGAGGGGAAGCCAGACCAGAAGTTTGATCAAAAGCAGGAGCTTGGACGTGTGATACATCTCAGCAATTTACCTCATTCTGGCTATTCTGACAGTGCAGTTCTCAAGCTTGCTGAGccttatggaaaaataaaaaattatatattgatgAGGATGAAAAGTCAG gcttttattgAGATGGAGACCAGAGAAGATGCAATGGCAATGGTCGACCACTGTTTGAAAAAGGCCCTTTGGTTTCAGGGGAGATGTGTGAAAGTTGACTtgtctgaaaaatataaaaaattggtACTGAGG attcccAACAGAGGCATTGACTTACTGAAAAAAGATAAATCTCG aaaaagaTCTTACTCTCCAGATGGCAAAGAATCTCCAAGCGATAAGAAGTCCAAGATTGATGGTTCCCAGAAGACTGAAAGTACAACTGAAGGTAAAGAACAAGAAGAGAAGTCAGGTGAAGATGGTGAAAAAGATACAAAGGATGACCAAGCGGAGCAAGAACCTAACATGCTTCTTGAATCTGAAGATGAGCTACTCGTAGatgaagaagaagcagcagcactGCTAGAAAGTGGCAGTTCAGTGGGAGATGAGACAGATCTTGCTAATTTAGGTGATGTGGCTTCTGATGGGAAAAAGGAACCTTCGGACAAAGCTgtgaaaaaagatggaaatgcCAGTGCTTCGGCAGCTgcaaagaaaaagctaaaaaag CGTCGTTTCCCAGGGAGTATGGAAGGTTTTGTCACTCTAGATGAGGTTGGTGATGAGGAAGATTCGGAACTTCAGAAACTTCGTAAATCGGGCATGGCATTTAAATCTGGTGACAAAAATGATGATGGTTTGGTTGAAATTAAGGTGGACAAGATCGAGGAACTTGATCAAGAAAACGAAGCAGCGTtggaaaatggaattaaaaatgaggaaaatacagAACCAGGCGCTGAATCTGCTGAGAATGCTGATGATCCCAACAAAGATACAAGTGAAAATGCAGATGGCCAAAGTGATGAAAACAAGGAGGACTATACAATCCCAGATGAGTATAGAATTGGACCATATCAGCCCAATGTTCCTGTTG GTATAGACTATGTGATACCTAAAACAGGGTTTTACTGTAAGCTGTGTTCACTCTTTTATACAAATGAAGAAGTTGCAAAGAATACTCATTGCAGCAGCCTTCCTCATTACCAGAAATTAAAG aaattTCTGAATAAATTGGCAGAAGAACGCAGGCAGAAGAAGGAAGCTTAA
- the MATR3 gene encoding matrin-3 isoform X3 produces the protein MLGAQWRRNQPPRAAEEWSQHINGASHSRRCQLLLEIYPEWNPDNDTGHTMGDPFMLQQSTNPAPGILGPPPPSFHLGGPAVGPRGNLGAGNGNLQGPRHMQKGRVETSRVVHIMDFQRGKNLRYQLLQLVEPFGVISNHLILNKINEAFIEMATTEDAQAAVDYYTTTPALVFGKPVRVHLSQKYKRIKKPEGKPDQKFDQKQELGRVIHLSNLPHSGYSDSAVLKLAEPYGKIKNYILMRMKSQAFIEMETREDAMAMVDHCLKKALWFQGRCVKVDLSEKYKKLVLRIPNRGIDLLKKDKSRKRSYSPDGKESPSDKKSKIDGSQKTESTTEGKEQEEKSGEDGEKDTKDDQAEQEPNMLLESEDELLVDEEEAAALLESGSSVGDETDLANLGDVASDGKKEPSDKAVKKDGNASASAAAKKKLKKVDKIEELDQENEAALENGIKNEENTEPGAESAENADDPNKDTSENADGQSDENKEDYTIPDEYRIGPYQPNVPVGIDYVIPKTGFYCKLCSLFYTNEEVAKNTHCSSLPHYQKLKKFLNKLAEERRQKKEA, from the exons ATGTTAGGAGCGCAGTGGCGGCGCAACCAGCCTCCTCGGGCGGCGGAG GAGTGGAGTCAACATATCAATGGAGCAAGTCACAGTCGTCGATGCCAGCTTCTTCTTGAAAT CTACCCAGAATGGAATCCTGACAATGATACAGGACATACAat GGGTGATCCATTCATGCTTCAGCAGTCTACAAACCCAGCACCAGGAATTCTGGGACCTCCACCTCCCTCATTTCATCTTGGGGGACCAGCGGTTGGACCAAGAGGAAATCTGG GTGCAGGAAATGGGAACTTGCAAGGACCAAGACACATGCAAAAAGGCAGAGTG GAAACAAGCCGGGTTGTTCACATCATGGATTTTCAGCGAGGGAAAAACTTGAGGTATCAACTATTACAGCTGGTGGAACCGTTTGGAGTCATTTCAAATCATCTGATTCTAAATAAAATCAATGAG GCATTTATTGAAATGGCAACTACAGAGGATGCTCAAGCTGCAGTGGATTATTATACAACCACACCAGCATTAGTATTTGGCAAGCCAGTGAGAGTTCATTTATCACAGAAGTATAAAAGAATAAAG aAACCTGAGGGGAAGCCAGACCAGAAGTTTGATCAAAAGCAGGAGCTTGGACGTGTGATACATCTCAGCAATTTACCTCATTCTGGCTATTCTGACAGTGCAGTTCTCAAGCTTGCTGAGccttatggaaaaataaaaaattatatattgatgAGGATGAAAAGTCAG gcttttattgAGATGGAGACCAGAGAAGATGCAATGGCAATGGTCGACCACTGTTTGAAAAAGGCCCTTTGGTTTCAGGGGAGATGTGTGAAAGTTGACTtgtctgaaaaatataaaaaattggtACTGAGG attcccAACAGAGGCATTGACTTACTGAAAAAAGATAAATCTCG aaaaagaTCTTACTCTCCAGATGGCAAAGAATCTCCAAGCGATAAGAAGTCCAAGATTGATGGTTCCCAGAAGACTGAAAGTACAACTGAAGGTAAAGAACAAGAAGAGAAGTCAGGTGAAGATGGTGAAAAAGATACAAAGGATGACCAAGCGGAGCAAGAACCTAACATGCTTCTTGAATCTGAAGATGAGCTACTCGTAGatgaagaagaagcagcagcactGCTAGAAAGTGGCAGTTCAGTGGGAGATGAGACAGATCTTGCTAATTTAGGTGATGTGGCTTCTGATGGGAAAAAGGAACCTTCGGACAAAGCTgtgaaaaaagatggaaatgcCAGTGCTTCGGCAGCTgcaaagaaaaagctaaaaaag GTGGACAAGATCGAGGAACTTGATCAAGAAAACGAAGCAGCGTtggaaaatggaattaaaaatgaggaaaatacagAACCAGGCGCTGAATCTGCTGAGAATGCTGATGATCCCAACAAAGATACAAGTGAAAATGCAGATGGCCAAAGTGATGAAAACAAGGAGGACTATACAATCCCAGATGAGTATAGAATTGGACCATATCAGCCCAATGTTCCTGTTG GTATAGACTATGTGATACCTAAAACAGGGTTTTACTGTAAGCTGTGTTCACTCTTTTATACAAATGAAGAAGTTGCAAAGAATACTCATTGCAGCAGCCTTCCTCATTACCAGAAATTAAAG aaattTCTGAATAAATTGGCAGAAGAACGCAGGCAGAAGAAGGAAGCTTAA
- the MATR3 gene encoding matrin-3 isoform X2, translated as MSKSFQQSSLGRDSQGHGRDLSAAGIGLLAAATQSLSMPASLGRMNQGTARLASLMNLGMSSSLNQQGAHSALSSASTSSHNLQSIFNIGSRGPLPLSSQHRGDADQASNILASFGLSARDLDELSRYPEDKITPENLPQILLQLKRRRTEEGPTLSYGRDGRSATREPPYRVPRDDWEEKRHFRRDSFDDRGPSLNPVLDYDHGSRSQESGYYDRMDYEDDRLRDGERCRDDSFFGETSHNYHKFDSEYERMGRGPGPLQERSLFEKKRGAPPSSNIEDFHGLLPKGYPHLCSICDLPVHSNKEWSQHINGASHSRRCQLLLEIYPEWNPDNDTGHTMGDPFMLQQSTNPAPGILGPPPPSFHLGGPAVGPRGNLGAGNGNLQGPRHMQKGRVETSRVVHIMDFQRGKNLRYQLLQLVEPFGVISNHLILNKINEAFIEMATTEDAQAAVDYYTTTPALVFGKPVRVHLSQKYKRIKKPEGKPDQKFDQKQELGRVIHLSNLPHSGYSDSAVLKLAEPYGKIKNYILMRMKSQAFIEMETREDAMAMVDHCLKKALWFQGRCVKVDLSEKYKKLVLRIPNRGIDLLKKDKSRKRSYSPDGKESPSDKKSKIDGSQKTESTTEGKEQEEKSGEDGEKDTKDDQAEQEPNMLLESEDELLVDEEEAAALLESGSSVGDETDLANLGDVASDGKKEPSDKAVKKDGNASASAAAKKKLKKVDKIEELDQENEAALENGIKNEENTEPGAESAENADDPNKDTSENADGQSDENKEDYTIPDEYRIGPYQPNVPVGIDYVIPKTGFYCKLCSLFYTNEEVAKNTHCSSLPHYQKLKKFLNKLAEERRQKKEA; from the exons ATGTCCAAGTCATTCCAGCAGTCATCTCTCGGTAGGGACTCGCAGGGTCATGGGCGTGACCTGTCTGCAGCAGGAATAGGCCTTCTTGCTGCTGCTACCCAGTCTTTAAGTATGCCAGCATCTCTTGGAAGGATGAACCAGGGTACTGCACGCCTTGCTAGTTTAATGAATCTTGGAATGAGTTCTTCATTGAATCAACAAGGAGCTCATAGTGCACTGTCTTCTGCTAGTACTTCTTCCCATAATTTGCAGTCTATATTTAACATTGGAAGTAGAGGTCCACTCCCTTTGTCTTCTCAACACCGTGGAGATGCAGACCAGGCCAGTAACATTTTGGCCAGCTTTGGTCTGTCTGCTAGAGACTTAGATGAACTGAGTCGTTACCCAGAGGACAAGATTACTCCTGAGAATTTGCCCCAAATCCTTCTACAGCTTAAAAGGAGGAGAACTGAAGAAGGCCCTACATTGAGTTATGGTAGAGATGGCAGATCTGCTACACGGGAACCACCATACAGAGTACCTAGGGATGATTGGGAAGAAAAAAGGCACTTTAGAAGAGATAGTTTTGATGATCGTGGTCCTAGTCTCAACCCAGTGCTTGATTATGACCATGGAAGTCGTTCTCAAGAATCTGGTTATTATGACAGAATGGATTATGAAGATGACAGATTAAGAGATGGAGAAAGGTGTAGGGATGATTCTTTTTTTGGTGAGACCTCGCATAACTATCATAAATTTGACAGTGAGTATGAGAGAATGGGACGTGGTCCTGGCCCCTTACAAGAGAGATCTCTCTTTGAGAAAAAGAGGGGCGCTCCTCCAAGTAGCAATATTGAAGACTTCCATGGACTCTTACCGAAGGGTTATCCCCATCTGTGCTCTATATGTGATTTGCCAGTTCATTCTAATAAG GAGTGGAGTCAACATATCAATGGAGCAAGTCACAGTCGTCGATGCCAGCTTCTTCTTGAAAT CTACCCAGAATGGAATCCTGACAATGATACAGGACATACAat GGGTGATCCATTCATGCTTCAGCAGTCTACAAACCCAGCACCAGGAATTCTGGGACCTCCACCTCCCTCATTTCATCTTGGGGGACCAGCGGTTGGACCAAGAGGAAATCTGG GTGCAGGAAATGGGAACTTGCAAGGACCAAGACACATGCAAAAAGGCAGAGTG GAAACAAGCCGGGTTGTTCACATCATGGATTTTCAGCGAGGGAAAAACTTGAGGTATCAACTATTACAGCTGGTGGAACCGTTTGGAGTCATTTCAAATCATCTGATTCTAAATAAAATCAATGAG GCATTTATTGAAATGGCAACTACAGAGGATGCTCAAGCTGCAGTGGATTATTATACAACCACACCAGCATTAGTATTTGGCAAGCCAGTGAGAGTTCATTTATCACAGAAGTATAAAAGAATAAAG aAACCTGAGGGGAAGCCAGACCAGAAGTTTGATCAAAAGCAGGAGCTTGGACGTGTGATACATCTCAGCAATTTACCTCATTCTGGCTATTCTGACAGTGCAGTTCTCAAGCTTGCTGAGccttatggaaaaataaaaaattatatattgatgAGGATGAAAAGTCAG gcttttattgAGATGGAGACCAGAGAAGATGCAATGGCAATGGTCGACCACTGTTTGAAAAAGGCCCTTTGGTTTCAGGGGAGATGTGTGAAAGTTGACTtgtctgaaaaatataaaaaattggtACTGAGG attcccAACAGAGGCATTGACTTACTGAAAAAAGATAAATCTCG aaaaagaTCTTACTCTCCAGATGGCAAAGAATCTCCAAGCGATAAGAAGTCCAAGATTGATGGTTCCCAGAAGACTGAAAGTACAACTGAAGGTAAAGAACAAGAAGAGAAGTCAGGTGAAGATGGTGAAAAAGATACAAAGGATGACCAAGCGGAGCAAGAACCTAACATGCTTCTTGAATCTGAAGATGAGCTACTCGTAGatgaagaagaagcagcagcactGCTAGAAAGTGGCAGTTCAGTGGGAGATGAGACAGATCTTGCTAATTTAGGTGATGTGGCTTCTGATGGGAAAAAGGAACCTTCGGACAAAGCTgtgaaaaaagatggaaatgcCAGTGCTTCGGCAGCTgcaaagaaaaagctaaaaaag GTGGACAAGATCGAGGAACTTGATCAAGAAAACGAAGCAGCGTtggaaaatggaattaaaaatgaggaaaatacagAACCAGGCGCTGAATCTGCTGAGAATGCTGATGATCCCAACAAAGATACAAGTGAAAATGCAGATGGCCAAAGTGATGAAAACAAGGAGGACTATACAATCCCAGATGAGTATAGAATTGGACCATATCAGCCCAATGTTCCTGTTG GTATAGACTATGTGATACCTAAAACAGGGTTTTACTGTAAGCTGTGTTCACTCTTTTATACAAATGAAGAAGTTGCAAAGAATACTCATTGCAGCAGCCTTCCTCATTACCAGAAATTAAAG aaattTCTGAATAAATTGGCAGAAGAACGCAGGCAGAAGAAGGAAGCTTAA